The Bdellovibrio bacteriovorus W nucleotide sequence CTGAGTAAATGTGCCACCATTATCTTCGATCCAATCAATAAATGATTTCCGACCAGACATCAATCCAATGCCTTTACCTATTTTTTTCAAATCATTGTAAGTTGGTTTAACTAAGTCTTTGGATTTAATAACCTCGAGTGCGTGAATTTGCTCGGGATACTCAGCGACAATGAATTTGAATCTATCAATATGGCTTGCTTAGAGTTGTCCGAGTATTTTTCCGGAAAGATTTTAAGCTTTGCAACCATCTTCAGAACAAATTCGATATGACAAATAACTTTGCAAAAATATTTTTCAGTTCCAAAAAATTCTGCCTTTACCCGTTGGTGAAAATCTCGAACATCATCTTCGGGAGTGTATTGACCATTAGCAGTTATTTCGCGGTTGGCTCTCTCGGCAGCCCTTAATCTGGAGTCAATTTCTTTGGTTTCACGATTTTTTTCGTTCAAATCTTGAACCAAGCGCAAATTGCCTTCAGTACTGCCGGTATTTTTAAAACCAATTAGGTGCCAATCAGACGCTTTTATATAAACGTCTTTCTTTTTGCCGTTTTTATAGTCCTGTCTGTACAAATAGACCTTATTGCCTCGAGTTCTACAAAAGTAGCTCGCCATAGATTTCTCCTTGAGACGAGGTGGTACAAATTCTTCGAGGTTAAATAGGGGTTTGAAGAATTAAAAAAATACCGACAACACCGACACAAGGATCACCGACATATTTTAGACAAAAAAAATCCCGCTGAGAGGCGGGATTTAAGATTCAAGCTAAGAAAAATGGTGGCTTGAGACGGAATTGAACCGCCGACACAAGGATTTTCAGTCCTCTGCTCTACCAACTGAGCTACCAAGCCACTGGAATGTTCAAAGAGACCAAGAACTTATCTTTTGGTCCCTTTGATGTCAACAATTAGGCTTTATCAAATGCATTTTTTAGATCTTCAATAAGATCCTCTAAGTCCTCAACCCCTACTGAAAGGCGAATAAGAGAGTCATCAATCCCCAGCTGCTTTCTCATCTCTGGAGCTACGGAAGCGTGCGTCATAATGGCCGGGTGCTCAATCAAGCTCTCAACTCCCCCAAGGCTCTCCGCTAAAGAAAAAACATTCATGTTTTCTAGAAGCTTTCGCGCAGATTCCAAGCCACCTTTGATATAGAAAGTGATCATGCCGCCAAAACCACTCATTTGCTCTTTCGCTAATGAATGTTGTGGGTGAGATTCCAATCCAGGGTATAGAACTTTCTCCACTTTAGGATGAGATTCTAAGAACTTCGCAACGGCCATCGCATTTTCTTGGTGAGCTTTCATACGAAGAGGAAGAGTCTTTAAACTTCTTAAGCACATAAAAGCCTCGAAAGGACTTTGCGTAGCTCCGATTCCGTTACTTAAGAATGCCATGCGCTCAGCGATGTCTTCGCGAGATGTAACTGCGATTCCACCCACTACGTCACTATGACCTCCGATATATTTAGTCGCCGAATGAACAACAATGTCAGCACCTAAATCCAATGGCTTCTGGAAATAAGGACTCATGAAAGTGTTATCAACTGCCACAATGATTCCTTTTGCTTTAGCAATCGCAGAGATCTTTTTTATATCTACTAGCTTCAGAGTGGGATTTGTTGGTGTTTCAAGCCATACCATTTTTGTGTTTGGCTGAATGGCTTTTTCAAAGTTTTCAGGATGAGTCAGATCAATAAACGAAAACTCAATACCATTATGCTTAATGATACGGTTGAACATACGATTTGTACCACCGTACATATCGTCCATTGCAATCACGTGATCGCCTGCTTTAAACATATGAAGAATTGTCGCCGTTGCTGCACTTCCAGAAGAAAATGCAAAACCAAACTTACCGTTTTCAAGACTTGCTAGGCAATCTTCGTAAGCTTTGCGCGTAGGATTGTGGGTACGAGAATACTCCCATCCTTTATGCACGCCAGGAGACTCCTGTACGAATGTCGATGTCATATAAATCGGAGTCATGATCGCACCCGTTGTCGGATCAGGCGACTGTCCCGCATGAATTGCACGTGTAGCAAAACCCATTTTATCGTTCATCTTTTTCATCTTAAATAACCCTTTTATTTTAATTTCTTAAGAGCTTCTTCAGCAGAAATCACAACGTTAAATGCATCTTTAATCTCTGACTCAGCGAGAAGTTCATTTTCTACCATCCACTGATCGTTAAATGCTTTGCTCAAGTATTGGCGTCCACTGTCTGGGAAGATCACTACAATATTCTGTGGCGTCTCAATATCCTTCGCCCATTGCATCGCACCGATTAAAGCTGCAGCACTAGATGGACCTACTAATAGTCCTTCTTCAGCAACTAGTCGACGGGTCATTGAAAAAATATCTTTATCAGCCACACGCACAAAGCCATCGTAACGGTCTAAATGCACGTTTCCTGGGAGCATATCTTCACCAATGCCCTCCACCTTGTACGATCCAGGTGGGTCCACTATCTTTTTGTGGTAATAAAGATCGTATAAAATTGATCCAATTGGATCAGCACAAACTACTTTGACGTCCTTATTCTGCTCTTTAAGATACTTTGCACATCCAGAAAGAGTTCCGCCCGTTCCTGCGCCACCAACCAAGATATTCACCTTACCATCTGTTTGATCCCAGATTTCTGGACCCGTGGTTTGGTAATGTCTTTCTGGATTGTCATTATTGAAAAACTGATTTGCCAAGAATCCACCCGGAATTGATTCCGCAATTTTCTTAGACACTGAATAGTGACTCATTGGATCTTCTGGATCTACCATCGGAGTAATGACAACCTGAGCTCCATAAGCTCTTAAGATCGCTCTTTTTTCATCACTCATCTTCTGAGGCATTACAAATATACATTTATAACCCTTCACCGCTGCAACAAGTGCAAGTCCAACCCCCGTATTACCAGAAGTCGCCTCAACAATCGTGCCGCCTGGCTTCAGATCTCCGCGCTTTTCAGCCTCTTCGATCATTGCCACAGCAACACGATCCTTAATACTTCCACCTGGGTTGAAGTATTCTACTTTTGCGAAATAGTTATGCTTCTGTTCAGCCGTAACGCGATTTAACTTAACAAGCGGCGTGTGCCCAACGGTTTCTAAAATCGTATTCATCACTTTCATTTTTCTTATCTCTCAATCTCAGGATGTGTTTCGTTGTTAAAACAAAGTTTGTTCATTGATTCTAAAACTGTATTCATTTGAGTCAGATTATCCTCGGAATAGGCAATCCCTAAGCCTGCGGTCAATTTCATTACAAGCGCCTGATCTGGCTGATCTTTTAAAAGTTCGTCAACAAGATGACCTAAACTTTCTTTTACCAATACGTCTGTCACAAGCTCCTCCTCATCGCGGGCCTTACTGTATCATCCGGACCCCAAAGAGTGAAAAAGATTGTTCATTAAGGGCCCAAAAAGGAGTGCCAAAAAGGCGGGAAATTGAAAGAGAAGCAAAGGAATCATCAAAATAAATGGCAGGCGAGCAAGCTTATCATTTATTTCTTCGCCACAAGCCTCCACAATCTCCTCCTCTAGCTGCATGAGCGTGTTATAAACACTCTCTCCCTGCAATCCCTTCTCTAGAACGGTCAGCAGAGCTCGTCGATAGGGGGATTTAAAGGACTTCACCAACTCATCCGGGCTTCGTCCTTGCTCCAAAAACGCAAGCCACGTGAGCACTGAGGTCGAAAATTCCCCTTCATTATGTTTTATATACTCAACAATCCCCATTTTTATGGATCGCCCCTGTTCTATTCCCCGCTTCACGCCCATTAAAAGCTCTAAGGGCGGCGCTAAACCTTCCACTTCATCCTCCTTCCAATCATAAACATCCAAAACAAACCGATTTTAAAGACAATCACTGACAACAAAATCAATTTTCGATTTTCAAAGAAGCCAAACTGCAAAATTATGAAAGAAAGAAGGGCCAAATAAAGTGTGGTGACAATTATCGCCTGTGCCTTCAGCTGTTGAGTCACTTGTCCGGACCTACGTCGAAAATCTTCCTGCATCTTTAACTCTCTTCGCAATGCCTTGAGTTGTTCAAAATATTTTGATTGTGAATGCGCGATACGATGAAGCTCAGTGCTGAAACGCTTGAGCAGTGCGCTTTTCGCGGGAGGTGATGAATCTTCCGCGAAGACATAAAGATGAACTTCTTTGAGTTGATTCTTTATCCAACCCTCTTGTATTTCCGTCGCTTCTCGCATAGAAACGTGCATCGATTTACCGCTTTGAATGTTCAGAATCACAAGATCGAGATACGGAATGAGGACTTTGCGAATCCTGTGATTTAAGAAAATACGCAAAATTATTGGAAAAAACTTTAAAGAAGTTAAAAGAATGCCGATGAAAAGCCAGAGCGTGAGAGATGAACTCTTTGTTGAGCCCATCAGAACGACGATAACCACCATGACAACCGCCGAAACTAACTGCTGACGTCTAAATGGAATCGAAAACTCTGTGGCAACTTGGGAAATTGTACGGATGGCGATCCAATATCCGAACAGCGATACCAAAAAAGAAAACAACAAAGCACACCTCCACCACCAGTGACGATCGCAAAAAATATGCAAGGTAAATTTTTTGTTGACGTAAGTCGTCGAATTGGGAAAACTAAAGTTAAGTAATTTTTTTTCAGTTAGAAACAACAACAACGTTTGCATCCTAGGAGGAGCACATGGCAAAGAAAACAGCAAAAAAAGTAGCTAAGAAAGCTACAAAAAAAGTAGCTAAAAAAGCTACTAAAAAAGCTGCTAAGAAGTAATTAGCGACTTTTAAGTTGAAAACAAAAAACCCCAGAGTTCGCTCTGGGGTTTTTTTATTTTCACTCTCAAACTTGTACTTTTAATCTATTAATCTAGAAGAAATACAAGGCTCCGATTCCACCGTTTGGAATCAGCATATCGCGATTGATTTCATACATCGCCGTTAGCTCCGCAAACACTGAAAGTCCCGCAAGATCACCACGCAATTGATTGTACTGAAGTCCCGCTGAAACGTTCGCAAAGTCTGTGGCAAACTTTCCTTCGCTCTTTTCTTTATCGGTTAGTACCATATCCAAAATGGATGAATGTTTGAACTCAGAGCTCACGCCGCGAGAATTATACCAGCGTGAATACGTTACGGACGTGTATGGATTTAGGAACTTGCCCTCAAAAGAATGCTTCCAACCTAGACCTATCGTGTTGTAACCAGGTCCAGCACCAAACCCTGCGATCACCCCGTCGGCATCTTCAAAGTTAAATTCCATATTGAAAGCCGCAACTCCTAACTGACCGCCAGCAGAAATGCCCGCACCTACTTTTTTCTCATCTCGTAACTTCAAATTTGAAGTGTATGACGGACCTTCCATCTCACTCCAATAGCTGTTTTGAGCACCTGGAATTTCGCGAAGCTCACCTGAAGCTGCTGGTGCAACAACCATTGGTTGTGAAAAGGACTCCTCTGATTCCACAACATTACTGACTTCACGCTGAACCGGGGCTTCATCAATGGTCAAAGCACCCATATGAGGCATATTATCCGGGTCTACTCTTTGCTGTTGGCGTTTTCTCATAGATTGGCTGTATTCAGCTTCAATAGCTTGAGACTTTGTTTTGATACGGCTAGATGACGATCCCAAATTCAGTGGTTCTGCCTTTGCCGCAACACCCATCACTACACATAGTCCTAATGTTATTAGGGATGTTTTTTTCATAGGTTCTCCTCTCCCATGCATTCTAGAATATTCTAGCTTTTACGCCTTCTTGTTGGAAAAACTTTTTAATAGCTGGTCCATCCAAAGGCTCTAAGCGGAAAAGTAACTTATGAACCAAGTCATAAGTGTCCTCAGCCTTCTTAGATCTTAAATTATTTGTCATATATGCGACATCGTCACTAATTTTGACCGCGTTATCCAATAATCTTGCGACTTCACGATTCTTGGTCGTCTTATCCAAGAGCACCAGAGTTTTATTAAAGTTCGTCACCAGCTTATCTAGTTGTTGGATTGTATTGGTGATAGAACCCTCGTTTTTTTCAACCATTTC carries:
- a CDS encoding hypothetical protein (COG0043 3-polyprenyl-4-hydroxybenzoate decarboxylase and related decarboxylases), which encodes MASYFCRTRGNKVYLYRQDYKNGKKKDVYIKASDWHLIGFKNTGSTEGNLRLVQDLNEKNRETKEIDSRLRAAERANREITANGQYTPEDDVRDFHQRVKAEFFGTEKYFCKVICHIEFVLKMVAKLKIFPEKYSDNSKQAILIDSNSLSLSIPSKFTHSRLLNPKT
- a CDS encoding cystathionine beta-synthase (COG0031 Cysteine synthase), coding for MKVMNTILETVGHTPLVKLNRVTAEQKHNYFAKVEYFNPGGSIKDRVAVAMIEEAEKRGDLKPGGTIVEATSGNTGVGLALVAAVKGYKCIFVMPQKMSDEKRAILRAYGAQVVITPMVDPEDPMSHYSVSKKIAESIPGGFLANQFFNNDNPERHYQTTGPEIWDQTDGKVNILVGGAGTGGTLSGCAKYLKEQNKDVKVVCADPIGSILYDLYYHKKIVDPPGSYKVEGIGEDMLPGNVHLDRYDGFVRVADKDIFSMTRRLVAEEGLLVGPSSAAALIGAMQWAKDIETPQNIVVIFPDSGRQYLSKAFNDQWMVENELLAESEIKDAFNVVISAEEALKKLK
- a CDS encoding cystathionine gamma-lyase (COG0626 Cystathionine beta-lyases/cystathionine gamma-synthases) encodes the protein MKKMNDKMGFATRAIHAGQSPDPTTGAIMTPIYMTSTFVQESPGVHKGWEYSRTHNPTRKAYEDCLASLENGKFGFAFSSGSAATATILHMFKAGDHVIAMDDMYGGTNRMFNRIIKHNGIEFSFIDLTHPENFEKAIQPNTKMVWLETPTNPTLKLVDIKKISAIAKAKGIIVAVDNTFMSPYFQKPLDLGADIVVHSATKYIGGHSDVVGGIAVTSREDIAERMAFLSNGIGATQSPFEAFMCLRSLKTLPLRMKAHQENAMAVAKFLESHPKVEKVLYPGLESHPQHSLAKEQMSGFGGMITFYIKGGLESARKLLENMNVFSLAESLGGVESLIEHPAIMTHASVAPEMRKQLGIDDSLIRLSVGVEDLEDLIEDLKNAFDKA